Genomic DNA from Asterias amurensis chromosome 2, ASM3211899v1:
attgaaataaatgttgattgattgatttgattctTATTGAAGTTGAAACAGGGGAGTTGTATATGAATGAGATACTTGCACCCGACATGCAGACCAACAATGAAGGTAGCAGTGCTGCTGATAGGTGTAGCAACAGGGCTTCTGATAGGTGTGAAGCTCAACTAAAAACAAGGTACATGACCACAGGTAGATATGTCCAGACAGTGCCCCGGCGTGAAGACCATAAGCGAGATATGAAGGAAATTTATACAAATCTCCAATGGACACGTCATGGCATATCGCAGTCAAGCGGGTATACTTTCCTCACAACGTGCGAGCTGGGTCCTAAACGGATCATTGTAGCTGGAACAGCTGGATTGGGCAAGTCTACCCTTTTGTGTAAAATAGCGTACGATTGGGCAACAGGAGACGAAACACTATCCaaatataaagttgttttcctTCTCACAATGCATTCATTGGACGAAACATCCAAGCTTGTTGATGCAATTTTTGTCCAGCTCTTGGATCGTGACACAGATGTAAATCCATCTGATCTAGAAGCATTTATTCGCAAGGAACCACAAAAGGTGTTGGTTCTTTTGGATGGCTTTAATGAGCTTATGACATCTAACATCTATGATGAAAACCCTGGTTCTATCCTACAACTTCTGAACCGAAAGATAGGCAGAGAATGTTATGTTCTCATAACAACCCGTCCCTCACACATGAAGGACCTGGTCCATGAGTCTCTGATCCAAGAGCCATATACTCGCATTGATGTTTTAGGGTTTGCCTCCCAGGATATTGAGAAGTACGTAATGAGATATTTCCCAAAGGTACATGATAAAGCTGACCAGTTGCTGTTGAGAATTAAATCCCAAGGTGTCCTTTATGATATGGCAAAGCGGCCAATGTTTCTGCTGTTAATGTGTTTGTTGTGGGGAGAAAAAAATGAACTCCCTGACACAATGGCAAGTTTATACAAGACAGCAATGAATAATGTATTTAAACGTAAGTCAAAGAAAGCAGCGTCTACAAATTTATCAGCTGACGTTTTGACTAAAATTGGAGAAATTGCTTTACATGGTCTACTTGATCCGAAGATAATGGCTTCATTTCAAGAAGAAGATTTTGAGAGCAATCCAGGTCTACTTGAAGAAGCCATGCAGGCAGGTGTCTTTACGAGTAAAGATACTGTTACGGCTGCCGATGTCCAGACTAGCATAGAGTTCATACATGGAACAATACATGAGTATTGTGCTGCTTTGTACATCCAGAGCTTGGTTGCTAACCCTgaaaaattcaaacaaactcTACAGGAGGTCAAAAGTCTAACAAAAGACAATCCCATGAGTTTTGAGTATCTGTTTCGATTTTGTTGTGTCAATGCTGAATGTATGATTGCAGTTTTGCAGATGTTGCAAGATTGCCAAGATCACAGGTTGGGTCTCCAATGTTATTTTGAATGTCAATCAGATGAGTTGCCACCAGTTGGTTTTATCAATTCCGTTATTTCCAACAGCGTTACCATTAGCTGCTGGAACAACGATTGCATCAAAGCATTCCTGCACTTTCTGCAACAAATTGCTGACCAGAAAAGGGTAGAGGATAATATTTACCTCGACAAAGTGCAAACATTGAAGATGATTACGTGTAACTTGTTCAATTTCAGTCCTCAACTTGCACGGTGCATtgacaaaatgacaagtatTACGGTTTTACACTTAACTGGATGCTCCTTAACTTCCAACACTATGAAACCTATTGCAAAGTCACTTGGCAAATCGCACTTGGTTGAACTTGACTTGTCATGGAACGAAGGTTTACGGGATTCCATACAGTTGTGGTTTTCTAGTTTACAACGTGTTCGAAAGCTGGTCTTGAGATCGTGTTCTTTGACTGGTAATGATATACAGCACATTGCTGTTTCTCAGAAGGAAATGTCTACCATAGTTGAACTAGATTTGTCAGGAAATCCAGATGCGTTTGCCTCTGAAGAGTCTGTATTACTATTCTGCTATGATTTGGTGAATCTGACTTGCCTTAGTA
This window encodes:
- the LOC139953678 gene encoding NACHT, LRR and PYD domains-containing protein 3-like, coding for MGTKCTRSAMNELDDSVHHLSISSPVGKTKKKRRKRKHRKKTNQKERTFIEKACDDGRQDVHIPKYSLSADGCMSEGQLQDADNTRCSETPQQDEPRTASACAGGNIEPVQLPDYATGAIPKKHKSVKTESSKKLQTNDVDQSALNDGAAIRHDSGQTLGTSAAVKSNEEQKESKTMTSSSQPLSLEELAVCSTAGSEVELLPQRNPSSIMPAQGVQQMAVKVAGRNNVIVSMNNSPGATINLTIPTDTRQPCYEGNELESFGNSGTKSVETGELYMNEILAPDMQTNNEGSSAADRCSNRASDRCEAQLKTRYMTTGRYVQTVPRREDHKRDMKEIYTNLQWTRHGISQSSGYTFLTTCELGPKRIIVAGTAGLGKSTLLCKIAYDWATGDETLSKYKVVFLLTMHSLDETSKLVDAIFVQLLDRDTDVNPSDLEAFIRKEPQKVLVLLDGFNELMTSNIYDENPGSILQLLNRKIGRECYVLITTRPSHMKDLVHESLIQEPYTRIDVLGFASQDIEKYVMRYFPKVHDKADQLLLRIKSQGVLYDMAKRPMFLLLMCLLWGEKNELPDTMASLYKTAMNNVFKRKSKKAASTNLSADVLTKIGEIALHGLLDPKIMASFQEEDFESNPGLLEEAMQAGVFTSKDTVTAADVQTSIEFIHGTIHEYCAALYIQSLVANPEKFKQTLQEVKSLTKDNPMSFEYLFRFCCVNAECMIAVLQMLQDCQDHRLGLQCYFECQSDELPPVGFINSVISNSVTISCWNNDCIKAFLHFLQQIADQKRVEDNIYLDKVQTLKMITCNLFNFSPQLARCIDKMTSITVLHLTGCSLTSNTMKPIAKSLGKSHLVELDLSWNEGLRDSIQLWFSSLQRVRKLVLRSCSLTGNDIQHIAVSQKEMSTIVELDLSGNPDAFASEESVLLFCYDLVNLTCLSSLTLESCSITGASFQYVANALGQIKTSVLAELNLTGNAKLGGSAELWSLCLKELKRVEKMDFRCCSIEAGDVSSILASGMPSLLCLKLSGNHSLGGNTNSWCLKIPSSTRIEELELKDCNMDLGDFTCLISLIGSLRRHIKCFLDVPGIQSFLVITRSSTGGVQLDLSKCCLSEIILVDVLKAISNKDDIVELALGMNEGLGGSAIVWSKYITDLMKLQHVDLRGCNVLSRDIEALATSLSVVVELNLSENDALGGCAEEWAGHLAQLQHLKKLHLSKCSLRSRDVKDIFDIRSLVELDLSINGLLRNTGEPWVYLRYMKQLHNLDLSLCSLITADAEYIAETLSCMPSLIRLNLSGNCALTSLDSLFTKFHSDSHNVFVRKFIDE